The following coding sequences lie in one Streptomyces albofaciens JCM 4342 genomic window:
- a CDS encoding alpha/beta fold hydrolase — MRNAVVTPEGDRIRWVELPGEEPVRVYLHGLGATSPAYFAETAVHPRLAGHRSLLLDLLGFGISDRPTGFSYTLEAHADAVAEALRAAGVSAADVIAHSMGGSVAIVLAARHPDLVARLVLIDANLDPVTPRRDRPGSGGIAALSEEEFLAGGWERVRDAAGAHWWSTMRLAGLEALHRSAVHLTRGSEPVMRELLLKLAIPRTYLLPGADAPLPGAEELTAAGVRVVPVPDCGHNIMLDNPEGYVRAVAAALAPQAAG, encoded by the coding sequence GTGCGCAACGCCGTGGTGACGCCCGAGGGCGACCGTATCCGCTGGGTGGAACTGCCGGGCGAGGAGCCGGTCCGCGTCTACCTGCACGGCCTTGGCGCCACTTCACCCGCCTACTTCGCCGAGACGGCCGTGCACCCGCGTCTGGCGGGCCACCGCTCGCTGCTCCTGGACCTGCTCGGGTTCGGCATCAGCGACCGGCCCACCGGCTTCTCCTACACCCTGGAGGCACACGCCGACGCCGTCGCCGAGGCGCTGCGGGCCGCCGGGGTGAGCGCGGCGGACGTGATCGCCCACAGCATGGGCGGCTCGGTGGCGATCGTGCTCGCCGCCCGGCACCCGGACCTGGTGGCGCGGCTCGTCCTGATCGACGCCAACCTCGACCCGGTCACCCCACGGCGGGACCGGCCGGGCAGCGGGGGCATCGCCGCGCTCTCCGAGGAGGAGTTCCTCGCGGGCGGCTGGGAGCGGGTACGGGACGCCGCGGGCGCGCACTGGTGGTCCACGATGCGGCTGGCCGGTCTGGAGGCGCTGCACCGCAGCGCCGTGCACCTCACCCGGGGCAGCGAACCGGTGATGCGCGAGCTGCTGCTGAAGCTGGCGATTCCGCGTACGTACCTGCTGCCCGGGGCCGATGCCCCGCTGCCGGGCGCCGAGGAATTGACGGCGGCCGGTGTACGGGTGGTGCCGGTGCCCGACTGCGGGCACAACATCATGCTGGACAACCCGGAGGGGTACGTCCGCGCGGTCGCGGCGGCGCTGGCGCCGCAAGCCGCCGGCTGA